One Dreissena polymorpha isolate Duluth1 unplaced genomic scaffold, UMN_Dpol_1.0 chrUn074, whole genome shotgun sequence DNA window includes the following coding sequences:
- the LOC127863987 gene encoding uncharacterized protein LOC127863987 isoform X2, with amino-acid sequence MTRLGYGEMMRRWRVEKYREIGRLVNALALNNGMNDTFIIAGSKAEGLTCRLESDLDILFVLKDVLCVEADINLLTISDDIDVFRMDTMDTRVYPGHCRLLQERPAAHAHYPVITKALCDNGYGGVLLSSSLLLDENSRSLPHIAHLERHERAGPSLPFAYFGVYHFDTVIALRCYCPSILQRWADRRRNWPSPTIVQKVVSLGAFVTPVGFKGSDYKHVEWRICFNTGEAELVNNLNDTQVKVYVILKMILRDIIKPNNKEITSYVLKNIILWQAENTPQTEFHSRSLLYWLHNALRELRTAIAEKKLSYYMIPDRNLMAACGLDGALQRKWVADITDMMDEGPRVILRLEKIRKAIVASPEPMLWFSQKRMELEMLMLELPIRGFQAPIRIRIAEILFELMQQTDQEVSLDIFFDWSCRLLM; translated from the coding sequence ATGACCCGGCTTGGTTACGGCGAGATGATGAGACGGTGGCGCGTTGAGAAGTACAGGGAGATTGGCAGGCTGGTGAATGCACTAGCTTTGAATAATGGAATGAACGATACATTTATCATAGCTGGGAGCAAGGCAGAGGGACTGACCTGCCGTTTGGAAAGCGACTTGGACATATTATTTGTGCTGAAGGATGTCCTCTGTGTGGAAGCTGATATCAATCTGCTCACTATTTCAGACGACATAGATGTGTTTAGGATGGATACGATGGATACACGTGTATATCCAGGGCACTGCAGACTGTTACAAGAGAGACCAGCTGCTCATGCACATTATCCTGTAATTACCAAGGCTCTGTGTGATAATGGATATGGGGGCGTTCTATTAAGTAGTAGCTTATTGCTAGATGAAAATTCACGTTCATTACCACATATTGCACATTTGGAGCGTCATGAACGAGCCGGGCCGTCGCTGCCTTTTGCATATTTTGGTGTATATCATTTTGACACGGTTATCGCACTACGGTGTTACTGCCCCAGCATCCTACAGAGATGGGCTGACAGACGACGTAATTGGCCATCACCAACTATAGTTCAGAAAGTAGTATCATTAGGAGCCTTTGTTACTCCAGTAGGGTTTAAGGGAAGCGATTACAAGCACGTGGAGTGGAGGATTTGTTTCAACACCGGCGAGGCAGAACTTGTAAACAACCTTAACGACACACAAGTAAAAGTATATGTCATTCTTAAAATGATCCTTAGAGATATAATAAaaccaaataataaagaaataacatcGTACGTGTTGAAAAACATCATATTATGGCAAGCTGAAAATACTCCACAGACAGAGTTTCATTCACGCAGCTTACTTTACTGGCTTCATAACGCACTGAGAGAGCTTAGGACTGCTATTGCGGAAAAAAAACTTAGCTATTACATGATTCCAGATAGAAATTTAATGGCAGCCTGTGGGTTGGATGGTGCGCTGCAGAGAAAATGGGTAGCAGATATCACGGACATGATGGACGAAGGTCCCAGGGTAATACTTCGATTGGAGAAGATACGGAAGGCCATTGTTGCGTCCCCGGAACCGATGTTGTGGTTTAGCCAGAAAAGGATGGAGTTGGAGATGCTGATGCTGGAGCTTCCAATCAGAGGGTTTCAGGCACCGATACGTATACGCATTGCAGAGATATTGTTTGAGCTGATGCAACAAACTGATCAGGAGGTCAGTCTTGACATTTTCTTTGATTGGTCCTGCAGACTGCTAATGTAA
- the LOC127863987 gene encoding uncharacterized protein LOC127863987 isoform X1 has product MAEGDEVYTWSETGSDHRYSGLYSRHSRNYVESLSIEICTIMTRLGYGEMMRRWRVEKYREIGRLVNALALNNGMNDTFIIAGSKAEGLTCRLESDLDILFVLKDVLCVEADINLLTISDDIDVFRMDTMDTRVYPGHCRLLQERPAAHAHYPVITKALCDNGYGGVLLSSSLLLDENSRSLPHIAHLERHERAGPSLPFAYFGVYHFDTVIALRCYCPSILQRWADRRRNWPSPTIVQKVVSLGAFVTPVGFKGSDYKHVEWRICFNTGEAELVNNLNDTQVKVYVILKMILRDIIKPNNKEITSYVLKNIILWQAENTPQTEFHSRSLLYWLHNALRELRTAIAEKKLSYYMIPDRNLMAACGLDGALQRKWVADITDMMDEGPRVILRLEKIRKAIVASPEPMLWFSQKRMELEMLMLELPIRGFQAPIRIRIAEILFELMQQTDQEVSLDIFFDWSCRLLM; this is encoded by the exons ATGGCAGAAGGAGACGAGGTATATACGTGGTCAGAGACTGGAAGCGATCATAGATACAGCGGCCTGTACAGCCGTCACTCTCGA aattatGTGGAAAGTTTGTCCATAGAGATCTGTACTATAATGACCCGGCTTGGTTACGGCGAGATGATGAGACGGTGGCGCGTTGAGAAGTACAGGGAGATTGGCAGGCTGGTGAATGCACTAGCTTTGAATAATGGAATGAACGATACATTTATCATAGCTGGGAGCAAGGCAGAGGGACTGACCTGCCGTTTGGAAAGCGACTTGGACATATTATTTGTGCTGAAGGATGTCCTCTGTGTGGAAGCTGATATCAATCTGCTCACTATTTCAGACGACATAGATGTGTTTAGGATGGATACGATGGATACACGTGTATATCCAGGGCACTGCAGACTGTTACAAGAGAGACCAGCTGCTCATGCACATTATCCTGTAATTACCAAGGCTCTGTGTGATAATGGATATGGGGGCGTTCTATTAAGTAGTAGCTTATTGCTAGATGAAAATTCACGTTCATTACCACATATTGCACATTTGGAGCGTCATGAACGAGCCGGGCCGTCGCTGCCTTTTGCATATTTTGGTGTATATCATTTTGACACGGTTATCGCACTACGGTGTTACTGCCCCAGCATCCTACAGAGATGGGCTGACAGACGACGTAATTGGCCATCACCAACTATAGTTCAGAAAGTAGTATCATTAGGAGCCTTTGTTACTCCAGTAGGGTTTAAGGGAAGCGATTACAAGCACGTGGAGTGGAGGATTTGTTTCAACACCGGCGAGGCAGAACTTGTAAACAACCTTAACGACACACAAGTAAAAGTATATGTCATTCTTAAAATGATCCTTAGAGATATAATAAaaccaaataataaagaaataacatcGTACGTGTTGAAAAACATCATATTATGGCAAGCTGAAAATACTCCACAGACAGAGTTTCATTCACGCAGCTTACTTTACTGGCTTCATAACGCACTGAGAGAGCTTAGGACTGCTATTGCGGAAAAAAAACTTAGCTATTACATGATTCCAGATAGAAATTTAATGGCAGCCTGTGGGTTGGATGGTGCGCTGCAGAGAAAATGGGTAGCAGATATCACGGACATGATGGACGAAGGTCCCAGGGTAATACTTCGATTGGAGAAGATACGGAAGGCCATTGTTGCGTCCCCGGAACCGATGTTGTGGTTTAGCCAGAAAAGGATGGAGTTGGAGATGCTGATGCTGGAGCTTCCAATCAGAGGGTTTCAGGCACCGATACGTATACGCATTGCAGAGATATTGTTTGAGCTGATGCAACAAACTGATCAGGAGGTCAGTCTTGACATTTTCTTTGATTGGTCCTGCAGACTGCTAATGTAA